In Rathayibacter sp. VKM Ac-2762, one DNA window encodes the following:
- a CDS encoding FAD-binding oxidoreductase, translating to MPSNPGPVCVVGAGIIGASAALHLIELGARDVTVIDAGSPLSGTTPAGAGFVARYGADSNRRIGTHAVPLEEYGLSFYRGLHDAGVEIEFAANGNIAIARTETTLTTLVEGIVRHPLASPGTRALDADEVASMTFGAVDPASVVGGVLLPEAIQVTTGLALQEVLRRAEALGVRFSWGTEATGIRRDGDRVTGVETTAGVVDAATVVLAAGAWTPALLGTVGRALPLIPTVATRFVSEQAGLSPLMPTIQSLDLGLWLRELRGAFSWGGGFAYRRVSVLEREEGLARAFARPVSPQLIEAQRDYQASVAEVFPALAGLGTAEIIQGMPVYSVDGGLYIGPVPACDGLWVLAGDNESGVTHGPGMGRLVAEMITGTEPFADPEPFRLDRVDPALYPDEASMIAEMAGDRVLKAMR from the coding sequence ATGCCTTCGAATCCTGGACCCGTCTGCGTCGTCGGCGCGGGCATCATCGGCGCCTCGGCCGCCCTCCACCTGATCGAGCTCGGCGCCCGCGACGTCACGGTGATCGACGCCGGCTCGCCGCTGAGCGGCACCACCCCGGCCGGAGCCGGCTTCGTCGCCCGCTACGGCGCCGACAGCAACCGCCGGATCGGCACCCACGCCGTGCCCCTCGAGGAGTACGGCCTCTCCTTCTACCGGGGCCTGCACGACGCCGGCGTCGAGATCGAGTTCGCCGCCAACGGCAACATCGCGATCGCCCGCACCGAGACGACCCTCACCACCCTCGTCGAGGGCATCGTGCGCCACCCGCTGGCGTCCCCCGGGACCCGCGCGCTGGACGCGGACGAGGTCGCGTCGATGACCTTCGGCGCGGTCGACCCGGCGAGCGTCGTCGGCGGAGTGCTGCTCCCCGAGGCGATCCAGGTCACCACCGGGCTCGCGCTCCAGGAGGTCCTCCGCCGCGCGGAGGCGCTGGGCGTCCGCTTCTCGTGGGGCACCGAGGCGACCGGGATCCGCCGGGACGGCGACCGGGTGACCGGTGTCGAGACCACGGCGGGTGTCGTCGACGCGGCGACCGTGGTGCTCGCCGCCGGAGCCTGGACCCCGGCGCTCCTGGGCACCGTGGGCCGGGCGCTCCCGCTCATCCCCACCGTCGCCACCCGCTTCGTCTCGGAGCAGGCCGGGCTCTCGCCGCTGATGCCGACGATCCAGAGCCTCGACCTGGGCCTGTGGCTGCGCGAGCTGCGCGGCGCGTTCTCGTGGGGCGGCGGCTTCGCCTACCGCCGCGTCTCGGTGCTGGAGCGCGAGGAGGGGCTGGCGCGTGCGTTCGCCCGCCCCGTCTCGCCGCAGCTGATCGAGGCTCAGCGCGACTACCAGGCGTCCGTCGCCGAGGTGTTCCCGGCGCTCGCAGGGCTCGGCACCGCCGAGATCATCCAGGGCATGCCCGTCTACTCCGTCGACGGCGGCCTCTACATCGGGCCCGTCCCCGCGTGCGACGGCCTCTGGGTGCTGGCGGGCGACAACGAGTCCGGAGTGACGCACGGGCCGGGCATGGGCCGTCTCGTCGCCGAGATGATCACCGGCACCGAGCCCTTCGCCGATCCGGAGCCGTTCCGCCTCGACCGCGTCGACCCCGCCCTCTACCCGGACGAGGCGTCGATGATCGCCGAGATGGCCGGCGACCGGGTGCTGAAGGCGATGCGCTGA
- a CDS encoding helix-turn-helix domain-containing protein, which translates to MPPEGQGFSPEPLQNIVERLAGVLGRSVAVDDAELQLLAHSAHFGDEDSARVESLVGRSVTPERAEWARQAGVLRATAAFFTDAAPELGLRRRYVAPVRVDRELAAVIWIIDDETLTAADFDAVDRAVDDMRTVLVRRAMTFDDGLQQVEAQVLALLSDRSDDRVDAAEEIAAAGIFRGCVAYQVLGLVIAKGEGDRSIGAPVRVIARAVAQHSSGAAVARTDQGVVVLVGYSVAPAEDRIAALVESLRRGLDGAGIAATIGVGALVPGLDGVLHSHEQAECAARVAGATEAGAVRWDESGLDGMLAALLPETLRSHLVPPELGRAMQEQSEDNILAVRTFLANAGNVVQTGADLHLHRTTVYYRLGRFAETTGLDLADGDTRLMLQLWFRMSPYVRITEG; encoded by the coding sequence ATGCCGCCCGAAGGCCAAGGATTCTCGCCCGAGCCGCTGCAGAACATCGTCGAGCGCCTGGCGGGGGTGCTGGGGCGCTCGGTCGCCGTCGACGACGCGGAGCTGCAGCTCCTCGCGCACAGCGCCCACTTCGGCGACGAGGACTCCGCCCGGGTGGAGTCGCTGGTGGGGCGCTCGGTGACGCCGGAGCGGGCGGAGTGGGCCCGGCAGGCCGGCGTGCTGCGCGCGACCGCGGCGTTCTTCACCGACGCGGCGCCCGAGCTGGGCCTCCGGCGGCGGTACGTCGCTCCCGTGCGCGTCGACCGCGAGCTCGCCGCGGTGATCTGGATCATCGACGACGAGACCCTCACGGCCGCGGACTTCGACGCCGTCGACCGCGCGGTCGACGACATGCGGACCGTGCTCGTCCGCCGCGCGATGACCTTCGACGACGGCCTCCAGCAGGTCGAGGCGCAGGTGCTCGCGCTCCTCTCGGACCGGTCGGACGACCGGGTCGACGCGGCCGAGGAGATCGCGGCGGCGGGGATCTTCCGCGGCTGCGTCGCGTACCAGGTGCTCGGCCTGGTGATCGCGAAGGGCGAGGGCGACCGCTCGATCGGCGCCCCGGTCCGTGTGATCGCGCGAGCCGTCGCGCAGCACAGCTCCGGTGCCGCCGTCGCGCGGACCGACCAGGGCGTGGTCGTGCTGGTCGGCTACTCGGTCGCACCCGCCGAGGACCGGATCGCCGCGCTCGTCGAGTCGCTCCGCCGCGGCCTCGACGGCGCGGGCATCGCGGCGACGATCGGGGTCGGGGCGCTCGTGCCCGGGCTCGACGGCGTGCTGCACTCGCACGAGCAGGCCGAGTGCGCGGCGCGGGTCGCGGGAGCGACGGAGGCGGGCGCGGTCCGCTGGGACGAGTCGGGGCTCGATGGGATGCTCGCGGCGCTGCTCCCCGAGACACTGCGGTCGCACCTGGTTCCGCCCGAGCTCGGGCGGGCCATGCAGGAGCAGTCCGAGGACAACATCCTCGCGGTGCGGACCTTCCTCGCGAACGCGGGCAACGTCGTGCAGACCGGCGCCGACCTGCACCTGCACCGCACCACCGTCTACTACCGGCTCGGCCGCTTCGCCGAGACGACCGGGCTCGACCTCGCCGACGGCGACACCCGGCTGATGCTGCAGCTCTGGTTCCGGATGTCGCCCTACGTCCGGATCACCGAGGGCTGA
- a CDS encoding FAD-dependent oxidoreductase → MTTSETTAPERRISTSVLVIGTGGSGLRAAIELAEAGVDVLALGKRSKSDAHTSLAAGGINAALATMDPDDSWQQHAADTITESYQLANPHTVEIVTSNAARGIQDLERYGMPFAREDDGRISQRFFGAHTYRRTAFAGDYTGLEIQRTLVNRAAQLEIPILDTVYVTRILVNEDGAVFGAYGFDLVDGTRYLIHADAVILAAGGHNRIWRRTSSRRDENTGDSFRLAVEAGGRLRDPELVQFHPSGIIEPENAAGTLISEAARGEGGILRNGLGERFMGKYEPERLELSTRDRVALACYTEIKEGRGTPNGGVWLDVSHLPRETIMTRLPRVYQTMLELQMLDITKDPIEIAPTAHYSMGGVWVRSDDHSTDVPGLYAIGEASSGLHGANRLGGNSLIELLVFGRIVGQAAAEYSASLTAQTRSAASVQVARDEIAGLLAADGAENVRALQRAIRNTMTEHAGVVRDEEGLLAGLAELDAIEARIADIGVHPDIAGFQDLAHAFDLKSAAMAARATLEAALERRESRGCHNRSDYPDIDPALQVNLVWSPSTGITREEIPAVPEEIQALISGEVATAGKLLE, encoded by the coding sequence ATGACCACTTCAGAGACCACCGCACCGGAGCGTCGGATCTCCACCTCCGTCCTCGTCATCGGCACCGGCGGATCGGGCCTGCGCGCCGCGATCGAGCTCGCCGAGGCGGGCGTGGACGTCCTCGCGCTCGGCAAGCGCTCGAAGTCGGACGCGCACACCTCCCTCGCCGCCGGCGGCATCAACGCCGCCCTCGCCACGATGGACCCCGACGACAGCTGGCAGCAGCACGCGGCCGACACCATCACCGAGTCCTACCAGCTCGCCAACCCGCACACGGTCGAGATCGTCACCTCCAACGCCGCCCGCGGCATCCAGGACCTCGAGCGCTACGGCATGCCGTTCGCCCGCGAGGACGACGGCCGCATCTCGCAGCGCTTCTTCGGCGCGCACACCTACCGCCGGACCGCCTTCGCGGGCGACTACACCGGCCTCGAGATCCAGCGCACGCTCGTCAACCGGGCCGCCCAGCTCGAGATCCCGATCCTGGACACCGTGTACGTCACGCGCATCCTCGTCAACGAGGACGGAGCAGTGTTCGGCGCCTACGGCTTCGACCTCGTCGACGGCACCCGCTACCTGATCCACGCGGATGCGGTGATCCTCGCCGCGGGCGGGCACAACCGCATCTGGCGCCGCACCTCCTCCCGCCGCGACGAGAACACGGGCGACTCGTTCCGCCTGGCCGTCGAGGCCGGCGGCCGCCTGCGCGACCCCGAGCTCGTCCAGTTCCACCCGTCGGGCATCATCGAGCCCGAGAACGCGGCGGGCACGCTGATCTCCGAAGCGGCCCGCGGGGAGGGCGGCATCCTCCGCAACGGCCTCGGCGAGCGCTTCATGGGCAAGTACGAACCCGAGCGCCTCGAGCTCTCGACCCGCGACCGCGTCGCCCTCGCCTGCTACACCGAGATCAAGGAGGGTCGCGGCACGCCCAACGGCGGGGTCTGGCTCGACGTCTCGCACCTGCCGCGCGAGACGATCATGACCCGGCTGCCGCGGGTGTACCAGACGATGCTCGAGCTGCAGATGCTCGACATCACGAAGGACCCGATCGAGATCGCGCCCACGGCGCACTACTCGATGGGCGGGGTCTGGGTGCGCTCGGACGACCACAGCACCGACGTCCCCGGGCTCTACGCGATCGGAGAGGCCTCCAGCGGACTGCACGGCGCCAACCGCCTCGGCGGCAACTCGCTGATCGAGCTGCTGGTCTTCGGCCGGATCGTCGGGCAGGCGGCGGCGGAGTACTCCGCCTCACTGACCGCCCAGACGCGCTCGGCCGCGTCCGTCCAGGTCGCCCGCGACGAGATCGCCGGCCTGCTCGCGGCCGACGGCGCCGAGAACGTCCGCGCTCTGCAGCGCGCGATCCGCAACACGATGACCGAGCACGCCGGAGTCGTCCGCGACGAGGAGGGCCTGCTCGCCGGGCTCGCCGAGCTGGACGCGATCGAGGCGCGCATCGCCGACATCGGCGTGCACCCGGACATCGCCGGCTTCCAGGACCTCGCCCACGCCTTCGACCTCAAGTCGGCCGCGATGGCCGCGCGGGCCACCCTCGAGGCAGCGCTCGAGCGCCGGGAGAGCCGCGGCTGCCACAACCGCAGCGACTACCCGGACATCGACCCGGCCCTCCAGGTGAACCTCGTCTGGTCGCCCTCCACGGGGATCACGCGCGAGGAGATCCCCGCGGTGCCGGAGGAGATCCAGGCGCTGATCAGCGGCGAGGTCGCCACCGCGGGCAAGCTGCTCGAGTAG
- a CDS encoding LysR family transcriptional regulator, whose translation MHMDLEQLTGFVEVARLGSFTRAAEELHLAQPSLSRRIAALEQDLGSELFHRARSGSTLTPAGELLLPLARRMLADAGSVRRELAELAGLERGRVRFGATPTLCISLVAEVLHAFHSAHPAVELHLAEDGSRSLFDQLARGELDLALVTTSTAAAPGAFTVTPLLVEELVVVSSAAEPPLAATGALDLAAVARLPQIVFNSSYDLRRTTDAAFAAAGLEPDVVLEGAEMDAVLRFAERGLGVAVVPAMVLQGRPGLRSIRIEEPTLEKPTLTRTISLARPADLAPTAAARVMQRTIAATARAFAAQAGGTMRLADSR comes from the coding sequence ATGCATATGGATCTCGAGCAGCTCACCGGATTCGTCGAGGTCGCCCGCCTCGGCAGCTTCACCCGCGCCGCCGAGGAGCTGCATCTCGCGCAGCCCTCGCTGAGCCGCCGGATCGCCGCGCTGGAGCAGGACCTCGGCTCCGAGCTCTTCCACCGGGCGCGCTCCGGCAGCACCCTCACACCGGCCGGGGAGCTGCTGCTGCCGCTCGCCCGGCGCATGCTCGCCGACGCCGGATCGGTGCGCCGCGAGCTGGCCGAGCTGGCCGGGCTCGAGCGCGGCCGGGTGCGGTTCGGCGCGACGCCGACGCTCTGCATCAGCCTCGTCGCGGAGGTGCTGCACGCGTTCCACTCCGCGCATCCCGCCGTGGAGCTGCACCTCGCCGAGGACGGGTCGCGGAGCCTCTTCGACCAGCTGGCACGGGGCGAGCTCGACCTGGCGCTGGTGACGACCTCGACCGCGGCCGCTCCCGGCGCCTTCACGGTGACGCCGCTGCTCGTCGAGGAGCTCGTCGTGGTCTCCTCCGCCGCGGAGCCTCCCCTCGCCGCGACCGGCGCGCTCGACCTGGCCGCGGTCGCCCGCCTCCCGCAGATCGTCTTCAACTCCAGCTACGACCTGCGCCGCACGACCGACGCCGCGTTCGCCGCCGCGGGCCTGGAGCCGGACGTGGTGCTGGAGGGCGCCGAGATGGACGCGGTGCTGCGCTTCGCCGAGCGGGGCCTGGGCGTCGCGGTCGTCCCGGCGATGGTGCTGCAGGGGCGCCCGGGGCTGCGCTCGATCCGCATCGAGGAGCCGACGCTCGAGAAGCCCACGCTGACCCGGACGATCAGCCTCGCGCGCCCGGCGGACCTCGCGCCGACCGCCGCGGCGCGGGTCATGCAGCGCACCATCGCGGCGACCGCCCGCGCCTTCGCCGCCCAGGCCGGCGGCACGATGCGCCTGGCCGACAGCCGCTGA
- a CDS encoding family 43 glycosylhydrolase has protein sequence MRSPQREAAPKGRLRLRLLATAALTALLVAPFAAQTSSAAEAELIVNGGFESGISSWFVNNGNAADAGAIATTTDARTGTAAALVTGRTTTGAGAMQDLSGKVVAGQTYQVKAQIKYENAASPATKQFFATMHYGGGTYTNLASVTATKGQWATINGSFTIPAGQSVATARLFFETPWTATPSAAPETHLMDYKLDDVSLVGAAPPAPASRTIEVVGKIPGDHNPLMGWKFGADGFGFVENGRVYMYMTNDTQGYAPNPATGVSAGIDYGKINQITVISSDDLVNWTDHGEIQVAGSTGVAPYTGNSWAPGMAKKTVNGVDKYFLYYANGGGSSNVITGDSPVGPWTSQRTSTLINASTPGAEAVAWKFDPAPLVDDDGQGYLFFGGGPASTALPAAERFNNPKNIRVIELGDDMISTQGTSAVVDAPVAFEAAQVFKRQDKYYLSYSSHFGGNDFGGNQTREPGYPGGGEIGYMISDDPMSWPKENYAGVMFPNQSRFFGAGTGGNNHQSVFELGGKYYFTYHAPTLNKRINGDTTQGYRSPHIQELQFNADGTVQQVVGDYKGVDQVKDFDPYRTFPAETIGWSKGIATAPLGTPAAGATQNLVLKDLDNGDWTALSAVDFGDTGAATFTAKAKTLQAGGTVTVRLDSETGPVAGTVAVNGTTGEWTDVSAALTGATGVHDVFFSYSGPSGDLFELDTFAFTEGEAAPALDITASAATRCIAGKAIVTVQASNGSDVPVGVTFTSTSGTKSFTSVAPGKTVSHAFTTRQANLPAGAVTVEATATMNGAPVETEVSAPYAARPCS, from the coding sequence GTGAGATCACCACAACGAGAAGCCGCTCCGAAGGGGCGGTTGCGGCTGAGGCTGCTGGCCACGGCCGCGCTGACCGCGCTCCTGGTGGCACCCTTCGCCGCCCAGACCTCGTCCGCCGCTGAGGCGGAGCTCATCGTCAACGGCGGCTTCGAGAGCGGCATCAGCAGCTGGTTCGTCAACAACGGCAACGCCGCCGACGCCGGCGCCATCGCGACGACCACGGACGCGCGCACCGGCACCGCCGCAGCGCTCGTCACGGGTCGCACGACCACCGGCGCGGGCGCCATGCAGGACCTCAGCGGCAAGGTCGTCGCCGGCCAGACCTACCAGGTCAAGGCGCAGATCAAGTACGAGAACGCCGCGAGCCCCGCGACCAAGCAGTTCTTCGCCACCATGCACTACGGCGGAGGCACCTACACGAACCTCGCGAGCGTCACGGCCACGAAGGGGCAGTGGGCGACGATCAACGGATCGTTCACCATCCCCGCCGGGCAGAGCGTCGCGACCGCGCGCCTCTTCTTCGAGACGCCGTGGACCGCGACTCCCTCGGCCGCGCCCGAGACGCACCTCATGGACTACAAGCTCGACGACGTCTCGCTGGTCGGAGCGGCGCCGCCCGCGCCCGCCTCGCGCACCATCGAGGTCGTGGGCAAGATCCCGGGCGACCACAACCCGCTCATGGGCTGGAAGTTCGGCGCCGACGGCTTCGGCTTCGTCGAGAACGGCCGCGTGTACATGTACATGACGAACGACACCCAGGGCTACGCTCCGAACCCCGCCACGGGCGTCTCGGCGGGAATCGACTACGGCAAGATCAACCAGATCACCGTGATCTCCTCGGACGACCTCGTCAACTGGACCGACCACGGCGAGATCCAGGTCGCCGGCTCCACCGGCGTCGCGCCCTACACCGGCAACTCGTGGGCTCCCGGCATGGCGAAGAAGACCGTGAACGGCGTCGACAAGTACTTCCTCTACTACGCCAACGGCGGCGGCTCCAGCAACGTGATCACCGGCGACTCGCCGGTGGGCCCGTGGACCAGCCAGCGCACCTCCACGCTCATCAACGCGTCCACCCCGGGCGCCGAGGCGGTCGCGTGGAAGTTCGACCCGGCACCGCTCGTCGACGACGACGGCCAGGGCTACCTGTTCTTCGGAGGCGGACCCGCCTCGACCGCGCTCCCCGCGGCCGAGCGCTTCAACAACCCGAAGAACATCCGCGTGATCGAGCTCGGCGACGACATGATCTCGACCCAGGGCACCTCCGCCGTCGTGGACGCGCCCGTCGCGTTCGAGGCGGCCCAGGTGTTCAAGCGCCAGGACAAGTACTACCTCTCGTACTCGTCCCACTTCGGCGGCAACGACTTCGGCGGCAACCAGACCCGCGAGCCCGGCTACCCGGGCGGCGGCGAGATCGGCTACATGATCTCGGACGACCCGATGTCCTGGCCCAAGGAGAACTACGCCGGCGTGATGTTCCCGAACCAGAGCCGCTTCTTCGGAGCCGGCACCGGCGGCAACAACCACCAGTCGGTCTTCGAGCTGGGCGGCAAGTACTACTTCACCTACCACGCGCCGACGCTCAACAAGCGGATCAACGGCGACACCACCCAGGGGTATCGCAGCCCGCACATCCAGGAGCTGCAGTTCAACGCCGACGGCACGGTGCAGCAGGTGGTCGGCGACTACAAGGGCGTCGACCAGGTGAAGGACTTCGATCCGTACCGCACCTTCCCGGCCGAGACCATCGGCTGGAGCAAGGGCATCGCGACGGCGCCGCTCGGCACCCCCGCCGCGGGCGCGACCCAGAACCTCGTGCTGAAGGACCTCGACAACGGCGACTGGACCGCGCTGTCGGCCGTCGACTTCGGGGACACCGGAGCCGCGACGTTCACCGCGAAGGCCAAGACGCTGCAGGCCGGCGGCACCGTCACCGTCCGCCTCGACTCCGAGACCGGGCCCGTCGCGGGCACCGTCGCGGTGAACGGGACGACCGGTGAGTGGACCGACGTCAGCGCCGCGCTGACCGGAGCGACCGGAGTGCACGACGTGTTCTTCAGCTACTCCGGACCCTCCGGCGACCTGTTCGAGCTCGACACCTTCGCCTTCACCGAGGGCGAGGCGGCTCCGGCGCTCGACATCACGGCGAGCGCGGCGACCCGCTGCATCGCGGGCAAGGCGATCGTCACCGTCCAGGCGAGCAACGGCTCCGACGTCCCCGTCGGCGTGACCTTCACGTCGACGTCCGGCACGAAGTCGTTCACCTCGGTGGCGCCCGGCAAGACCGTGTCGCACGCCTTCACCACCCGTCAGGCGAACCTGCCCGCCGGTGCGGTGACCGTCGAGGCCACGGCCACGATGAACGGCGCCCCCGTCGAGACGGAGGTGAGCGCTCCGTACGCGGCGCGCCCGTGCTCGTAG
- a CDS encoding family 43 glycosylhydrolase, whose protein sequence is MRAVASTAIGALLAAGLLASGAAPATAAGAWSPKASYTSTDRGDGTYSVPLLNADVPDVSVERVPAAENDEGRDIYYMISTTMHLSPGAPIMKSYDLVNWEIVNYVFDRLEIGDRFSLRNGQNSYGNGQWASSLRYHDGRYYAVFNTNNLGGSYLYSTDDIEDGAWTRTALGRAFHDPSLFFDDADGGTPYIFYGSGSTSAVKLSEDLTTVVAEYPNILRTSDYPGAGYLGGLFEGAQVQYIDGQYYIVIITWPSGQGRQVALFRSSELLGRYATADGSNPYEGKGVLNSSGFAQGSLVPIAKEDGSTAWHGMFFRDSFPTGRIPGLIPATWKDGWPTFGTNGSVPVGGSFPKPIRLSPEEELFERQKSIVVSDDFDNDAPAKAYQDESWTIPPAPAYDASLLGVQLLQNPGAESGTAPWAGQFGATLSADTTDPASGTAALRVGTRTLNGSGPSQVLANKLQRGVTYTVSAKVKYTTGPASVRFNLCADFGAGPVTMASAAVTQGQWTTITGTYTVPETANVGSVKFAVETPWGNPQPASSSTEYLLDDVSLVGAAPTLERPTAAEIQPNGSTLALPWQWNHAPDNRYWSLTEREGWLRLTNGKVLSGTAAHTRLSGSPEMTYLEEARNTLSQRIVAPKQSAEAAFDVSGMKDGDVAGLAAYNRGFSYVAVKRVDGVTTVGVVNRSQPFATTFDQAAVESFLPGTTAALGDASQVRLKADLELSAPAGQLWTTFSYSLDGTSWTKLGSRVGPQTLDGQLTHFMGHRLGLFSYATKTAGGHVDVDEFLLSDTLSSEGKALDRSQLDAAVAHAATLRSDDYPADAWSDLQSVLAKAQAVGTAGSQNQIDAPERALSYQLARLGTLKEASLDVTAAAATRCIAGKVVVTVRATNADDVPVALRMESASGTKTVAALAPGATTSHAFTTRAASVPAAEVVVTATATLDGEPVTTTVRAPHPAASCG, encoded by the coding sequence ATGCGCGCAGTCGCCTCCACGGCGATCGGCGCCCTCCTCGCGGCGGGCCTGCTCGCCTCCGGCGCGGCTCCGGCGACCGCGGCCGGCGCGTGGTCGCCGAAGGCCTCGTACACGTCGACGGACCGCGGCGACGGCACCTACTCCGTGCCGCTGCTGAACGCCGACGTGCCCGACGTCAGCGTCGAGCGCGTGCCCGCGGCCGAGAACGACGAGGGCCGCGACATCTACTACATGATCAGCACCACGATGCACCTGAGCCCGGGCGCCCCGATCATGAAGTCCTACGACCTCGTCAACTGGGAGATCGTCAACTACGTCTTCGACCGGCTCGAGATCGGCGACCGCTTCTCGCTCCGCAACGGGCAGAACTCCTACGGCAACGGCCAGTGGGCCTCGTCGCTGCGGTACCACGACGGCCGCTACTACGCGGTCTTCAACACCAACAACCTCGGCGGCTCCTACCTCTACTCGACCGACGACATCGAGGACGGAGCCTGGACCCGCACAGCCCTCGGCCGCGCCTTCCACGACCCGTCGCTGTTCTTCGACGACGCGGACGGCGGCACGCCGTACATCTTCTACGGCTCCGGATCCACCAGCGCCGTGAAGCTGAGCGAGGACCTGACGACCGTCGTCGCGGAGTACCCGAACATCCTCCGCACCTCGGACTACCCGGGAGCCGGCTACCTCGGCGGCCTGTTCGAGGGCGCGCAGGTGCAGTACATCGACGGGCAGTACTACATCGTCATCATCACGTGGCCCTCGGGCCAGGGCCGCCAGGTGGCGCTGTTCCGCTCCTCCGAGCTGCTGGGCCGCTACGCGACCGCCGACGGCAGCAACCCCTACGAGGGCAAGGGCGTGCTGAACTCCAGCGGGTTCGCCCAGGGGAGCCTCGTGCCGATCGCGAAGGAGGACGGCTCGACCGCCTGGCACGGCATGTTCTTCCGCGACAGCTTCCCGACCGGCCGCATCCCCGGGCTCATCCCGGCGACGTGGAAGGACGGCTGGCCGACGTTCGGGACGAACGGCTCGGTGCCGGTGGGCGGGAGCTTCCCGAAGCCGATCCGCCTCAGCCCCGAGGAGGAGCTGTTCGAGCGGCAGAAGAGCATCGTCGTCTCGGACGACTTCGACAACGACGCCCCGGCGAAGGCCTACCAGGACGAGTCGTGGACGATCCCGCCCGCGCCCGCCTACGACGCGTCGCTGCTCGGCGTGCAGCTGCTCCAGAACCCGGGAGCGGAGTCGGGGACGGCGCCGTGGGCAGGCCAGTTCGGCGCGACGCTGTCGGCCGACACGACCGACCCGGCGTCCGGCACCGCCGCGCTCCGCGTGGGCACCCGCACGCTCAACGGCTCAGGCCCGAGCCAGGTGCTCGCGAACAAGCTGCAGCGCGGCGTGACCTACACCGTGTCCGCGAAGGTGAAGTACACGACCGGCCCCGCGTCGGTCCGCTTCAACCTCTGCGCCGACTTCGGCGCGGGACCCGTGACGATGGCGTCCGCCGCCGTCACGCAGGGGCAGTGGACGACGATCACGGGGACCTACACGGTGCCCGAGACCGCGAACGTCGGCAGCGTGAAGTTCGCCGTCGAGACGCCGTGGGGCAACCCGCAGCCGGCGTCCTCGAGCACCGAGTACCTGCTCGACGACGTCTCGCTCGTCGGCGCCGCCCCCACCCTCGAGCGCCCGACGGCCGCCGAGATCCAGCCGAACGGCTCGACCCTCGCCCTCCCCTGGCAGTGGAACCACGCCCCCGACAACCGCTACTGGTCGCTGACCGAGCGCGAGGGCTGGCTCCGCCTCACCAACGGGAAGGTGCTCAGCGGAACGGCCGCGCACACGCGTCTCTCGGGCTCGCCCGAGATGACGTACCTGGAGGAGGCGCGCAACACGCTCTCCCAGCGCATCGTGGCTCCGAAGCAGTCGGCGGAGGCGGCGTTCGACGTCTCCGGGATGAAGGACGGCGACGTCGCCGGGCTCGCGGCCTACAACCGCGGCTTCTCCTACGTCGCGGTCAAGCGCGTGGACGGCGTCACCACCGTCGGCGTCGTGAACCGCAGTCAGCCGTTCGCGACCACGTTCGACCAGGCGGCCGTGGAGTCCTTCCTCCCCGGCACCACCGCCGCCCTCGGCGACGCCTCGCAGGTGCGCCTGAAGGCCGATCTCGAGCTCTCGGCCCCGGCCGGACAGCTCTGGACGACCTTCTCGTACAGCCTCGACGGGACGAGCTGGACGAAGCTCGGCAGCCGCGTCGGCCCGCAGACCCTCGACGGTCAGCTCACGCACTTCATGGGCCACCGCCTCGGGCTGTTCAGCTACGCGACGAAGACCGCCGGCGGCCACGTCGACGTCGACGAGTTCCTCCTGAGCGACACCCTCTCCTCGGAGGGGAAGGCGCTCGACCGCTCGCAGCTCGACGCGGCCGTCGCCCACGCGGCGACGCTCCGCTCCGACGACTACCCGGCCGACGCCTGGTCCGACCTCCAGTCGGTCCTCGCGAAGGCGCAGGCGGTCGGCACCGCGGGATCGCAGAACCAGATCGACGCCCCGGAGCGCGCGCTCAGCTACCAGCTGGCCCGCCTCGGGACGCTGAAGGAGGCGTCGCTCGACGTGACCGCCGCCGCCGCGACCCGCTGCATCGCGGGGAAGGTCGTCGTGACCGTGCGGGCGACCAACGCCGACGACGTGCCCGTCGCCCTCCGGATGGAGAGCGCCTCCGGCACGAAGACGGTCGCCGCGCTCGCACCCGGCGCCACGACGAGCCACGCCTTCACCACGCGGGCGGCCTCGGTCCCCGCCGCCGAGGTGGTCGTGACTGCGACCGCCACCCTCGACGGCGAGCCGGTGACGACCACGGTGAGAGCGCCCCATCCGGCCGCGTCCTGCGGCTGA